In Vitis vinifera cultivar Pinot Noir 40024 chromosome 17, ASM3070453v1, one genomic interval encodes:
- the LOC100263960 gene encoding ADP,ATP carrier protein ER-ANT1 isoform X2, giving the protein MGVRRTQQERFSVDFVMGGGAAVLAKSAAAPIERVKLLLQNQGEMLKRGHLKRPYMGVADCFSRVFREEGVLAFWRGNQANVIRYFPTQAFNFAFKGYFKSLFGCSKEKDGYLKWFAGNVASGSAAGATTSLFLYHLDYARTRLATDARDGQRQFKGLLDVYSKTLSTDGIAGLYRGFGISIMGITLYRGMYFGIYDTMKPIVLVGPFEGNFFASFLLGWSITTVSGVCAYPFDTLRRRMMLTSGQPLKYSSTMHAVLEIVRLEGFTALYRGVTANMLLGMAGAGVLAGYDQLHRIAYRRGYGFEPLQKV; this is encoded by the exons ATGGGGGTGCGGAGGACGCAGCAAGAGAGATTCTCTGTAGATTTTGTGATGGGAGGAGGGGCAGCGGTGTTAGCAAAGAGCGCAGCAGCGCCCATTGAAAGAGTGAAGCTTTTGTTGCAGAACCAGGGGGAGATGTTGAAGAGGGGTCATCTCAAGAGGCCTTATATGGGCGTTGCTGATTGCTTTTCAAGGGTTTTCAGAGAGGAAGGAGTCTTGGCTTTTTGGAGAGGTAACCAGGCCAATGTCATCAGATATTTCCCTACCCAG GCTTTCAACTTTGCATTCAAAGGTTACTTCAAGAGCCTGTTTGGATGTTCAAAAGAGAAAGATGGATACCTAAAGTGGTTTGCTGGAAATGTAGCTTCAGGAAGTGCTGCTGGAGCAACCACTTCATTGTTTCTGTATCACTTGGATTATGCACGTACCCGACTAGCTACAGATGCGAGGGATGGTCAACGCCAGTTCAAAGGCCTATTAGATGTTTACAGTAAAACCCTGTCAACAGATGGAATTGCAGGCCTATATCGGGGATTTGGGATTTCAATCATGGGGATTACTCTATATCGAGGCATGTATTTTGGTATCTATGACACCATGAAGCCCATTGTTCTGGTGGGGCCTTTCGAG GGTAATTTCTTTGCTAGTTTCTTGTTGGGTTGGAGCATAACAACAGTTTCCGGGGTCTGTGCCTATCCCTTTGACACTCTGCGGAGGAGAATGATGCTGACCTCTGGACAACCCTTGAAGTATAGCAGTACTATGCATGCGGTTCTTGAGATTGTCCGTCTTGAGGGTTTCACTGCACTCTACCGAGGAGTCACTGCAAACATGCTTCTTGGCATGGCAGGGGCTGGAGTACTTGCAGGCTATGATCAGCTCCACCGAATTGCCTATAGACGTGGTTATGGTTTTGAGCCTCTTCAAAAGGTCTAG
- the LOC100258791 gene encoding uncharacterized protein LOC100258791 yields MGRARTRLPSLCASRAMARVRVRSWTPWSKPTSNSIQRGWKNEFSGNGMGKSFSSNVEMGWCGGGNRIMVVVDSSIEAKGALEWALSHAVQPQDTLLLFHVTKSTRSGVDSSRDLNQKAYQLLQSMKNMSQMRKPGVQVEIALQQGKEKGPTIVEEAKQQRVSLLILGKRKQSSMVWCGLVKWATDRICRGVVDYCIQNADCMTVAVRRKGKKLGGYLITTKNHKDFWLLA; encoded by the exons ATGGGTCGGGCACGTACCAGACTGCCTAGTCTGTGCGCGAGTCGCGCCATGGCTCGCGTTCGAGTTCGTTCCTGGACTCCATGGTCCAAACCCACTTCCAATTCCATTCAACGTGGTTGGAAAAATGAGTTTTCCGGCAATGGCATGGGGAAGAGCTTTAGCAGTAACGTGGAGATGGGATGGTGCGGAGGTGGGAATAGGATCATGGTGGTGGTTGATTCAAGTATTGAAGCTAAGGGAGCTCTGGAATGGGCACTGTCTCATGCTGTTCAACCCCAGGACACTCTACTTCTTTTTCATGTGACTAAGTCCACCAGATCAG GTGTAGATTCCAGTAGGGACCTTAATCAAAAGGCTTATCAACTTCTCCAATCTATGAAAAACATGTCCCAGATGAGAAAGCCTGGG GTGCAAGTGGAGATAGCACTGCAGCAAGGGAAGGAAAAGGGTCCAACAATAGTGGAAGAAGCAAAGCAACAGAGGGTGTCACTGTTGATcctaggaaaaagaaaacaatcatcAATGGTGTGGTGTGGGTTGGTGAAGTGGGCAACAGACAGGATCTGCAGAGGTGTTGTGGACTACTGCATACAAAATGCTGACTGCATGACAGTTGCAGTGAGGAGGAAGGGCAAGAAACTTGGAGGGTATTTGATTACCACTAAAAATCATAAGGATTTTTGGCTTTTGGCTTAA
- the LOC100257072 gene encoding truncated transcription factor CAULIFLOWER A — protein MGRGRVQLKRIENKVNRQVTFSKRRSGLLKKAHEISVLCDAEVALIVFSTKGKLYEYSTDSCMERILERYERYAYAQSQLIATDLESQGSWTLEYAKLKARMEVLQKSQRNFMGEDLDSLSLKELQNLEQQLDNSLKSTRTRKNQLMYESLSELHKKGKALQEEHDLLTAKVQEKEKEQAEQAQWNQQNQDLDSPSFLLQQPLHALNISGNCLARDSGDDQGIPPQNRTNTPLPAWMLRHVNK, from the exons ATGGGTAGGGGCAGGGTTCAGTTGAAGAGGATTGAGAACAAGGTAAATAGGCAGGTGACCTTTTCAAAGAGGAGGTCTGGATTGTTGAAGAAGGCTCATGAGATCTCAGTTCTTTGTGATGCAGAGGTGGCCCTGATTGTCTTCTCCACTAAGGGGAAGCTCTATGAGTACTCCACCGATTCCTG CATGGAAAGAATCCTCGAACGATATGAGAGGTATGCGTATGCACAGAGTCAGCTTATTGCCACCGATCTTGAATCACAA GGAAGCTGGACACTTGAATATGCAAAGCTCAAGGCTAGGATGGAGGTTCTACAAAAAAGCCAAAG AAATTTTATGGGAGAAGACCTTGACTCCTTGAGTCTCAAAGAGCTTCAGAATTTGGAGCAACAGCTTGATAATTCTCTTAAAAGCACAAGAACAAGAAAG AACCAACTCATGTATGAATCCCTTTCTGAGCTTCATAAAAAG GGTAAGGCGTTGCAGGAGGAACATGACTTGCTTACTGCAAAG GTgcaggagaaggagaaggaacAGGCTGAACAGGCACAATGGAATCAGCAAAACCAGGACCTGGACTCACCATCCTTTCTTCTACAACAGCCATTGCATGCACTAAATATTAg TGGTAATTGCTTGGCAAGGGATAGTGGAGATGATCAAGGAATTCCACCTCAAAATCGAACCAATACACCCCTTCCTGCTTGGATGCTGCGCCATGTTAATAAATAG
- the LOC100251943 gene encoding agamous-like MADS-box protein MADS2 gives MGRGRVELKRIENKINRQVTFAKRRNGLLKKAYELSVLCDAEVALIVFSSRGKLYEFCSGPSMAKTLEKYQKCSYGALEASQPVYELTQSSYQEYLKLKTRVEVLQRSQRHLLGEDLDPLNTKELEQLEHQLEMSLKQIRSTKTQNMLDQLADLQNKEHMLIEANNALRRKLEESNGKHPLQQSWEAAGNSALYSRLPAQSEGFFQPLERNSTLEMGYNAAGSNEITLAAPSQNDNGFGPGWMLWI, from the exons atggggAGAGGAAGAGTGGAGCTGAAGAGGATAGAGAACAAAATTAACAGGCAGGTGACATTTGCTAAGAGAAGGAATGGTCTTCTCAAGAAAGCTTATGAGCTCTCTGTTCTCTGTGACGCTGAGGTTGCTCTCATCGTTTTCTCTAGCCGTGGCAAACTCTATGAGTTCTGCAGCGGCCCTAG CATGGCGAAAACACTTGAGAAGTACCAAAAGTGCAGCTATGGTGCATTGGAAGCCAGCCAACCTGTCTATGAACTCACTCAG AGCAGCTATCAGGAGTATTTGAAGCTAAAGACAAGAGTGGAGGTCCTACAGCGGTCTCAGAG ACACCTTCTTGGGGAAGACTTGGACCCGCTAAACACAAAGGAGCTTGAGCAGCTTGAGCATCAACTCGAGATGTCCCTGAAGCAAATTAGGTCCACAAAG ACTCAAAATATGcttgatcaactagcagatctTCAAAATAAG GAACATATGCTAATTGAAGCTAACAATGCCCTGAGAAGGAAG CTGGAAGAATCTAATGGAAAACATCCCCTTCAACAGTCATGGGAAGCGGCAGGAAACAGTGCTCTCTACAGTCGCCTTCCTGCTCAATCAGAGGGGTTTTTCCAGCCTCTGGAACGCAATTCCACATTGGAAATGGG ATACAATGCTGCAGGATCCAATGAGATAACTCTTGCGGCCCCATCCCAAAATGACAATGGATTTGGCCCCGGATGGATGCTTTGGATATAA
- the LOC100263960 gene encoding ADP,ATP carrier protein ER-ANT1 isoform X1 translates to MYHNLQSKSEHFGEGMGVRRTQQERFSVDFVMGGGAAVLAKSAAAPIERVKLLLQNQGEMLKRGHLKRPYMGVADCFSRVFREEGVLAFWRGNQANVIRYFPTQAFNFAFKGYFKSLFGCSKEKDGYLKWFAGNVASGSAAGATTSLFLYHLDYARTRLATDARDGQRQFKGLLDVYSKTLSTDGIAGLYRGFGISIMGITLYRGMYFGIYDTMKPIVLVGPFEGNFFASFLLGWSITTVSGVCAYPFDTLRRRMMLTSGQPLKYSSTMHAVLEIVRLEGFTALYRGVTANMLLGMAGAGVLAGYDQLHRIAYRRGYGFEPLQKV, encoded by the exons ATGTACCACAATCTTCAATCAAAATCTGAACATTTTGGGGAGGG AATGGGGGTGCGGAGGACGCAGCAAGAGAGATTCTCTGTAGATTTTGTGATGGGAGGAGGGGCAGCGGTGTTAGCAAAGAGCGCAGCAGCGCCCATTGAAAGAGTGAAGCTTTTGTTGCAGAACCAGGGGGAGATGTTGAAGAGGGGTCATCTCAAGAGGCCTTATATGGGCGTTGCTGATTGCTTTTCAAGGGTTTTCAGAGAGGAAGGAGTCTTGGCTTTTTGGAGAGGTAACCAGGCCAATGTCATCAGATATTTCCCTACCCAG GCTTTCAACTTTGCATTCAAAGGTTACTTCAAGAGCCTGTTTGGATGTTCAAAAGAGAAAGATGGATACCTAAAGTGGTTTGCTGGAAATGTAGCTTCAGGAAGTGCTGCTGGAGCAACCACTTCATTGTTTCTGTATCACTTGGATTATGCACGTACCCGACTAGCTACAGATGCGAGGGATGGTCAACGCCAGTTCAAAGGCCTATTAGATGTTTACAGTAAAACCCTGTCAACAGATGGAATTGCAGGCCTATATCGGGGATTTGGGATTTCAATCATGGGGATTACTCTATATCGAGGCATGTATTTTGGTATCTATGACACCATGAAGCCCATTGTTCTGGTGGGGCCTTTCGAG GGTAATTTCTTTGCTAGTTTCTTGTTGGGTTGGAGCATAACAACAGTTTCCGGGGTCTGTGCCTATCCCTTTGACACTCTGCGGAGGAGAATGATGCTGACCTCTGGACAACCCTTGAAGTATAGCAGTACTATGCATGCGGTTCTTGAGATTGTCCGTCTTGAGGGTTTCACTGCACTCTACCGAGGAGTCACTGCAAACATGCTTCTTGGCATGGCAGGGGCTGGAGTACTTGCAGGCTATGATCAGCTCCACCGAATTGCCTATAGACGTGGTTATGGTTTTGAGCCTCTTCAAAAGGTCTAG